The Gemmatimonadaceae bacterium genome contains a region encoding:
- a CDS encoding PBP1A family penicillin-binding protein, which yields MKQLWRAAFSRTPSGEGSDRSSFLRRHWFAFAAVNAAALVILCGDTWLFTCGFDGCPSSAQIRAYEPPQGSRVLDRSGRLLGRLEDVRRIDVPLTRIPRFVRDAFIATEDRRFYHHNGLDWHAFLRAAVRDAAALGVREGFSTITMQVARNSFPSVGAGRTLRRKLLELRMARLLERNLTKDQILALYLNVIYLGNGTYGVEATSRDLFGKSVSRLTLAEGALLAALPKGPSVYTPRHDPDRARARRDLVLSLMVREGYVSAGHAEAAAREPIELAETEWRPEDTGSWVVGAARAVLDSVLGRGAEAHGDVTIYTTIDARAQRAAERAVRDHAASIADEAGDDGRDPVEGALVAIDPRTGDIRALVGGRRYQTGAFDRALYAHRQPGSAFKPFVYAAALGAGYTPATLVDDEPVEVEQDGQDWTPANFGDEYEGRITMRRALEHSSNAAAVRFGHSVGEARIVSLARASGIASRLDPVPSISLGALAVTPLELVTAYAPFANGGNRVVPRLVRRIDGPGGKVLWSHDPTPPVPALDPRDAFQLTSMLQSVVNDGTGREVRMLGARGPIAGKTGTTNNGTDVWFVGYTPSLVAGVWFGFDTPRSLGDAATGGRLAAPAWAEFYERGWPQGAREAGWRPPPGLVSRVIDADNGALATPWCPHTQLEWFRLGTEPTMYCPEHGGPSLGARIIGAIREILHY from the coding sequence ATGAAGCAACTGTGGCGTGCCGCATTCTCTCGCACGCCTTCTGGCGAAGGCTCCGACCGTTCGTCGTTCCTGCGCCGCCACTGGTTTGCGTTTGCGGCGGTCAACGCGGCAGCGCTGGTCATCCTGTGCGGTGACACGTGGCTGTTCACGTGCGGCTTCGACGGCTGCCCGTCGAGCGCGCAGATTCGTGCGTACGAGCCGCCGCAAGGCAGTCGCGTGCTCGATCGATCGGGCCGCCTGCTCGGCCGCCTCGAGGATGTGCGCCGGATCGACGTCCCGCTCACGCGGATTCCGCGATTCGTGCGCGACGCGTTCATCGCGACGGAGGATCGCCGCTTCTATCACCACAACGGGCTGGACTGGCACGCGTTCCTCCGTGCGGCGGTGCGCGACGCGGCTGCGTTAGGCGTCCGGGAAGGGTTCAGCACGATCACGATGCAGGTCGCGCGCAACAGCTTTCCATCCGTCGGCGCCGGCCGCACGCTTCGACGGAAGTTGCTCGAGCTGCGCATGGCGCGCCTGCTCGAGCGCAATCTGACCAAAGATCAGATTTTGGCGCTGTACCTCAACGTCATTTATCTCGGCAACGGCACCTACGGCGTGGAGGCGACGAGCCGCGACCTCTTCGGCAAGAGCGTCTCGCGTCTGACGCTGGCCGAGGGCGCCCTGCTGGCCGCGCTGCCGAAGGGACCGTCGGTGTACACACCGCGACACGACCCGGACCGTGCGCGCGCGCGACGCGACCTGGTGCTGTCGCTGATGGTGCGAGAGGGCTACGTGAGCGCGGGCCACGCCGAGGCGGCGGCGCGTGAGCCGATCGAGCTCGCCGAAACCGAGTGGCGGCCCGAGGACACGGGCTCCTGGGTCGTCGGTGCGGCCCGGGCCGTGCTCGATTCGGTGTTAGGCCGTGGCGCCGAGGCGCACGGCGACGTGACGATTTACACCACGATCGATGCCCGTGCCCAACGCGCCGCCGAGCGCGCGGTGCGGGATCACGCGGCCTCGATCGCCGACGAGGCGGGGGACGACGGCCGCGACCCGGTCGAAGGCGCATTGGTCGCCATCGACCCGCGGACCGGCGATATCCGGGCGCTCGTCGGCGGCCGGCGATATCAAACCGGCGCCTTCGACCGTGCGCTCTACGCGCACCGGCAGCCGGGATCGGCGTTCAAGCCGTTCGTCTATGCTGCTGCGTTAGGCGCCGGGTACACGCCGGCCACGCTGGTCGACGATGAGCCGGTCGAGGTCGAGCAGGATGGCCAGGACTGGACCCCGGCCAACTTCGGCGACGAGTACGAGGGCCGCATCACGATGCGCCGCGCGCTCGAGCATTCGTCCAACGCGGCGGCGGTCCGATTCGGCCACTCGGTGGGCGAGGCGCGAATCGTCTCGCTGGCGCGGGCGAGCGGGATCGCGAGCCGCCTGGACCCGGTGCCGTCGATATCGTTAGGCGCACTCGCGGTGACGCCGCTCGAGCTGGTCACGGCGTATGCGCCCTTCGCCAACGGCGGCAACCGGGTCGTGCCTCGATTGGTGCGGCGCATCGATGGACCGGGCGGCAAGGTGCTGTGGTCGCACGATCCGACACCGCCCGTGCCCGCGCTGGACCCTCGCGATGCGTTTCAATTGACCTCCATGCTGCAATCGGTGGTCAATGACGGCACCGGACGCGAGGTCCGCATGCTCGGCGCGCGCGGACCGATTGCGGGCAAGACGGGGACGACGAACAACGGCACCGACGTCTGGTTCGTCGGCTACACGCCGTCGTTGGTCGCCGGCGTCTGGTTCGGCTTCGACACGCCGCGATCGTTAGGCGACGCGGCGACGGGCGGCCGCTTGGCCGCGCCGGCGTGGGCCGAGTTCTACGAACGCGGATGGCCGCAGGGAGCGCGCGAGGCAGGGTGGCGCCCGCCGCCCGGCCTGGTATCGCGGGTCATCGACGCCGACAACGGCGCTCTGGCGACGCCCTGGTGCCCCCATACGCAGCTCGAGTGGTTCCGGTTGGGCACGGAGCCGACGATGTACTGCCCGGAGCACGGCGGCCCGTCGTTAGGCGCCCGCATCATCGGCGCCATCCGCGAGATTCTCCACTACTGA